Proteins from a genomic interval of Polaribacter sp. Q13:
- a CDS encoding sialate O-acetylesterase, with the protein MKTSKYLLVVVITVFFSCKSALISQEKKEVQVVLLAGQSNMAGAANYDDLDASIQKRIEKVADRVFISQSNTAQTPLSYYKNKPSKKYGFTKRFGPELLIGLTLAEKYPNKEFLLIKHAKGGTALYGAWNPEWTIENAREIEKGAKKQSWNLVQQHIDLINQNLNILKEKGKSYKVIGMAWMQGENDATLEKAATTYAATLEKLITKYRTTFKVKDMPFVFGQINSRYGVKNGAKTVREQMEKVSLEVKNVHLVKTSTDTSWSDFPKNSDNVHYNAEGQLRLGTKFANELIKMIN; encoded by the coding sequence ATGAAAACATCTAAATACTTATTAGTAGTAGTAATAACAGTATTTTTTTCTTGCAAATCGGCCTTAATATCTCAAGAAAAAAAGGAAGTACAAGTAGTGCTATTAGCAGGACAATCTAACATGGCAGGGGCTGCAAATTATGATGATTTAGATGCTTCTATTCAAAAGAGGATAGAAAAAGTAGCAGATAGAGTTTTTATCAGTCAGTCTAATACAGCACAAACACCTTTATCGTATTATAAAAATAAGCCGAGTAAAAAGTATGGTTTTACAAAACGTTTTGGTCCGGAGTTGTTAATAGGATTAACCTTGGCAGAAAAATATCCGAATAAAGAATTTTTGTTGATAAAACATGCCAAAGGAGGTACCGCTTTATATGGCGCTTGGAACCCAGAATGGACGATTGAAAATGCAAGAGAAATTGAAAAAGGAGCCAAAAAACAAAGTTGGAATTTAGTACAACAACACATCGATTTAATTAACCAAAATTTAAACATTTTAAAAGAGAAAGGAAAGTCTTATAAAGTTATAGGGATGGCTTGGATGCAAGGAGAAAATGATGCTACTTTAGAAAAAGCAGCAACTACTTATGCCGCGACTTTAGAAAAGTTAATAACGAAGTACAGAACTACTTTTAAAGTGAAAGACATGCCTTTTGTTTTCGGACAAATAAACTCTAGATATGGTGTTAAAAACGGAGCAAAAACGGTAAGGGAACAGATGGAAAAAGTTTCATTAGAGGTGAAAAATGTGCATTTAGTAAAAACAAGTACAGATACAAGTTGGTCTGATTTTCCTAAAAATTCAGATAATGTGCATTATAATGCAGAAGGTCAATTAAGATTAGGAACAAAATTTGCAAACGAATTAATAAAGATGATAAACTAA
- a CDS encoding sialate O-acetylesterase gives MKKIFLSFIVFLLISSTVFSQEEIQVVLLAGQSNMAGRGITEELDAAFIKRIHDVSDRVFISTSDVEKSKPIPLSTLKKSFGPELMVGLTLAEANPKQHYLLIKKAVGGTSLYGAWNTEWTLEKAMLAERGKVRQSLQLYKQHIKNIKRTLNDVKKQGKKYKILGVLWMQGESDTNKEITATNYQSNLKKLIAGYRKEVQINDLPFVIGQVNVLPRKYKEGPAQVRTAMLNVANSDDNIAIIKTSTDASWLDYPKHSDNLHYNTVGQKRLGMAFAKELIQLINK, from the coding sequence ATGAAAAAAATATTTTTAAGTTTTATTGTTTTTCTCTTGATTTCTAGCACCGTTTTTTCGCAAGAAGAAATTCAGGTTGTATTGTTAGCAGGACAATCTAATATGGCAGGTAGAGGAATTACTGAAGAGCTAGATGCCGCTTTTATAAAAAGAATTCACGATGTTTCTGATAGAGTTTTTATAAGCACCTCTGATGTAGAAAAAAGTAAACCGATTCCATTATCTACTTTAAAGAAAAGTTTTGGTCCAGAATTAATGGTAGGATTAACATTAGCAGAAGCAAACCCAAAGCAACATTATTTATTGATTAAAAAAGCCGTTGGAGGTACCTCTTTATATGGTGCTTGGAATACCGAGTGGACATTAGAAAAAGCAATGCTTGCAGAGCGAGGTAAAGTCAGGCAAAGTTTGCAATTATACAAGCAACATATAAAAAATATTAAAAGAACCCTTAATGATGTAAAGAAACAGGGCAAAAAATATAAAATTTTAGGTGTTTTATGGATGCAGGGAGAAAGTGATACGAATAAAGAAATTACAGCAACAAATTATCAAAGCAATCTTAAAAAATTGATAGCAGGTTATAGAAAAGAAGTACAAATAAATGACTTGCCTTTTGTAATAGGACAAGTAAATGTATTGCCAAGAAAATATAAAGAGGGTCCTGCACAAGTAAGAACTGCAATGTTAAATGTTGCCAATTCTGATGATAACATTGCTATTATTAAAACATCAACAGATGCTTCTTGGTTAGATTACCCGAAGCATTCAGACAATTTACATTACAATACAGTAGGGCAAAAAAGATTAGGAATGGCCTTTGCTAAAGAATTAATACAACTAATAAATAAATAA